AGTTTGGTAGCTTCTTGGCTGACAGATGGCGCCGGGCATGTTTGGTCAAATGGTCGCTCCTCATGAACCGCCGGTCACACATGGGACAGGCGAATTTCTTCTCACCTGTGTGGGTTCGTCGGTGTCTGGACAGTTCATCTGAACGGGCAAACCTCCTTTCACAACCTTTCCAGCTACAGCTAAAAGGTTTTTCtcctaaaacaaaaaaagtcatattattattattatgcattTATTAAGTCGCTGCAAGTTACATATTAAATCATACTTAAGACACTTTATTAGACATTTAAAGAATCATTGtttgagaaattaaaacaaaaacaccttgATGAAATCTTTTAGAAGACCTTGCACTGGTGAATACCATTCACTGAATTGGCTAAAAAGGCAAGTTCTTCCTTAACATGCCTGGTTTACATTTGTGATCATTGCCAAAAAAACCTTCATCCAAATTTctaagacttaaatataaataagaaatggcTGGTACCTGTATGTGTTCTCATGTGGGCCTTcagatgagaacttttaaagtaCGTCTTGCCACATCCTGGATGGCTACAGATGTGACTTCTTATCCTTGATGAGTCAATCTGAGGAGTGACTTTTGCtgctgaaggagaaaaccctGGAGCAGGGGCAATGGGAGAGAGTCTGGTGCCATTTGGGCTCACCACTGGAGGCTTTGGGTTCTGAACAACGGGCTGGGGTACAACAAACATGACGGCGCCTTTGGGCACCTGAGTGCCCATGAATACAACAGGTGGGCAGACGGCTGGCGGCTGACTGGGTGGAGTGCTGGGGACGACTGTTGTCACAACTGGGTTGTTTGCAGGGAGGGGAACCATTTGGCAGATGACGGGCATAGGTGGCACTCCCCCTGTTGACACTGCAGGTGGAGAGACTAAGACTGACTTTTGTTGTGGGGACATGGGGACCGGCTGAGATCTACAGATTACTGTCTCTGAGGAAGGCACAGAAAAGTCATAAAGTGCAGCACTTGCTTTCTCTTCAACATCTGCCACTGTGTCTCTCTCACGTTTGGATCTGTTTGGTGACACAGCTGCACAAGGTATGTTTTTTCTTGCAGCCTCAGCATTTAGGTGGGTTCTTCTTCGAAAGGAATTGTCCTGATAGTTAAGGATGCTGGCTGCTTTCACTGGGCAAGATCGGTGGTTACACAGCTGGGCATCAGCTGTATGACGAATCACACTTGTTGCCTGAGCCTTGGGGAGTCTGGGGGCAGGTACTGGGCTGTTCTCCTCTTTGAAAGGTGCAGCAGCAATGTGAGGCTTGGCAGTATCTGACAATGATTTGAAGTGTCCAGTAGATGGCGCTGGTGCCATCAGATTTGACACTTGAGAGGGTTCAAAGTCAGAGGGGCTGTAAGGTGGAGTCAAACACTAGAGAAGAGAAATACAGGCAACAGCGTAAAGAACAGTAGAGttcattatataaattataagaaATTCTCATTTACACTCATCTTTAAAGCAACAATACTTACAAATGCTGGGACTGTATGAAAATCAGGTGTACCAGGAAGCAGATTCTCTTCCTCTGACATATCAGACACTGGAGTAACGGGTCTGCTTTCaatgtatttcttaaaatcaGATTTCCAACTGCAGCTCATTGACATAAGTGCTTCTACGGCTTCAAAGTCACTTTTCTCTGCAGTTTTGTTCCAGGAATACACACTCTCTTTTGATCTTTCAGAAATCATTTCCATTCTTTCCTCCTATAAATACAAAAGATTAAATGCTATAAGCATATTGTCATCCACATGACATGCAGAGCAatgtgcaatttttttctttttacaatctgcacaatttttcaaaataaaacttgaaataatttttctcatCCCTACTCTGATGGTAATAGTGATACAAGTCTTCCTCATTCTTCCTCTCACACTTCGGCCTGCACACTGATACCCTTGCAAGGTAAAGAGGAGCTTATTACCATTATGAGGACCAAGGCCAAAGGTATCAATGCACTTGTAATCCAAAAAAGAACTGCCTGGCttagaagaaaaaacattttatattctttccagaGTAGCCAACTGCAACAGGAGTCAGACAAAATAACTGAGGGAAGGCTCTGCAAAAAAGTCATCTTTTTTCAATACTACAGGTATGGGgaactggtggtccagtggctaaggcgatgggctcccaatgcagggggcccggtgtggtctctggtcagggaactagatcccacatgcatgcctcaactaaagatcctgcgtgcggcaactaagacccgggacagccaaataaataaatatttttaaaaaatcattaaaagaaatACTATAGGTATGGTATGAGATCTTTTCAGGTATGAGTtcctactagaaaaaaaaaaagggcccaaactttcttttaaaaaggcaaagtATAGTGGACAGAGCTGTGGTCTGTTGATTTGGGTGTGACCTTTGGAAAGAATAATTTCAACTTCTTCATGTTTGTGTTCTCAAACACTGGATCTTATACTTAACACAATGGTTTGCTATGCGTAACTATGACCAGCTAATGCAATAGCACAAAAAAAGAGATAATCAGAAAATTTAATATTCGACTCAAATTTGCAAAACTCCGATTTAAGGAATCTTCAATAGTCAAAATagaatcttattttaatttttttaaagaactgctcCTTGATAAAAATAACAGCACATGCTTTGTATTTATATGAACAACTCCTTCTATCAGGTATTTAATGCTTCATATTAAAGTTCCTTAAACTGCACTAAAAGTTACTACCCTCCATCTCTCCA
This genomic window from Kogia breviceps isolate mKogBre1 chromosome 17, mKogBre1 haplotype 1, whole genome shotgun sequence contains:
- the KLF10 gene encoding Krueppel-like factor 10 isoform X1; translation: MEERMEMISERSKESVYSWNKTAEKSDFEAVEALMSMSCSWKSDFKKYIESRPVTPVSDMSEEENLLPGTPDFHTVPAFCLTPPYSPSDFEPSQVSNLMAPAPSTGHFKSLSDTAKPHIAAAPFKEENSPVPAPRLPKAQATSVIRHTADAQLCNHRSCPVKAASILNYQDNSFRRRTHLNAEAARKNIPCAAVSPNRSKRERDTVADVEEKASAALYDFSVPSSETVICRSQPVPMSPQQKSVLVSPPAVSTGGVPPMPVICQMVPLPANNPVVTTVVPSTPPSQPPAVCPPVVFMGTQVPKGAVMFVVPQPVVQNPKPPVVSPNGTRLSPIAPAPGFSPSAAKVTPQIDSSRIRSHICSHPGCGKTYFKSSHLKAHMRTHTGEKPFSCSWKGCERRFARSDELSRHRRTHTGEKKFACPMCDRRFMRSDHLTKHARRHLSAKKLPNWQMEVSKLNDITLPPTPAPTQ
- the KLF10 gene encoding Krueppel-like factor 10 isoform X2, coding for MLNFGASLQQAAEERMEMISERSKESVYSWNKTAEKSDFEAVEALMSMSCSWKSDFKKYIESRPVTPVSDMSEEENLLPGTPDFHTVPAFCLTPPYSPSDFEPSQVSNLMAPAPSTGHFKSLSDTAKPHIAAAPFKEENSPVPAPRLPKAQATSVIRHTADAQLCNHRSCPVKAASILNYQDNSFRRRTHLNAEAARKNIPCAAVSPNRSKRERDTVADVEEKASAALYDFSVPSSETVICRSQPVPMSPQQKSVLVSPPAVSTGGVPPMPVICQMVPLPANNPVVTTVVPSTPPSQPPAVCPPVVFMGTQVPKGAVMFVVPQPVVQNPKPPVVSPNGTRLSPIAPAPGFSPSAAKVTPQIDSSRIRSHICSHPGCGKTYFKSSHLKAHMRTHTGEKPFSCSWKGCERRFARSDELSRHRRTHTGEKKFACPMCDRRFMRSDHLTKHARRHLSAKKLPNWQMEVSKLNDITLPPTPAPTQ